Genomic segment of Eupeodes corollae chromosome 2, idEupCoro1.1, whole genome shotgun sequence:
AGATAATAATTGGAAGTGACAAGGAGGtggtaagaaaaatatttttataggtagattgaaaaacttttttttttgttggtttttcttgTCGATCCTCTTTTGATTGCCTCTTCCTTAGTTTATATAATGCACAAGTGTTTGTGTGTCACCGCGCGTGAACCGTGAACACAGCCGTAGACGAGGAAGATAGAAGACAGAGAGAGAGACAAAAATGCAAACACACTTACACAAAGAGCGAGAGAGCGAGTGAGAAAATTTATGCCGCGCTGAACACCGACTAACACACACACTTACACTGATTTAACAAAAACGACACACACTAAATCGATTATCGCATCGtttcatttaaaagaattgaatgGAAGACGGGAGACAGGagaaagacacaaaaaaaagaacttcaaaatttcaaactgtgtatcttcttttttttttcttccacaCAGTTTGCACTTCTTGAAgatgtgagaattttttttttcttctttttgtaggTAATTACTTTTTTATCTCGTGAGAATGTAAATATTTCGTGAAATGTTGATGCACTTTGCACTTgaacacagaaataaaaaagaaaacttattttattttgtttatacacAACGGTGATtaggaaaaaaagttttttttttataatttttgtttcttctttttttcttgaattgtatttttctatgCACAGGTCCGACGAACCGACGAGCTGCACACTTTGCTGGCCAGACACACCGACgtataataaaagattttttgtgaatttttctttgagatttgattctttttagtttttgtgcGGTGGTATTTGTGGGATATTTGGAAAAGGTGGGAAAACTAATTGCGTTGGATGCTTTCTGTCGGAGATGAATGCATTCAGAGTTTAAGTGATAAGGGCGAGTGTTGTGAGGTAATATCGTGAATGACAAGAAGGTGTCGCTGCTGTTAACGGTAGATTAAAGTGTACACTTAACCCAAGAGtagctattttgtttttactgcaATGTAGAAATACAAATTCTGAGGCAAGAAgtattaattgaaatctattcATGTCAGAAATCAAGAGGCTCAACTTTTATTTACCGCATTTGATAGACACGCGAACATAAATAACAATCATGACAGTATTAGGGTGAGGAAACATTTatgtctatttttaattaatcacaTACACCAAACacgaaaatagtttattttgacatttcttctctgtttttttttttgtttcagggatgccatacttgttttttggagaatttgttgaaaatttaccATTTATAGTTCTTATTTTCACGTAGATAGATTTTAGGAAAATTGAaggtactttttaaaaagaacaaaaacaaaattaaatattttgtatatatgtaggtatatacccCTCTGCTTGTATGCCGTactaatcattaaaaaaaagtatttgatttGTATACAGtgactccaaaaaaaaaaataaagttaaatgggaaaaagaaaacttttttgacttAACGTTGATTACTGTCTTTTATACTTTAAACCTGTTCCCCTATCTTACTCTAAACAAATCAGAAGGATATCCGTATAGCgctaatggaaagtcgccccaatAAAGATTCTAAGAGACATATGTCCCGTTATTTCTCCTGCAACTATCtggaaaagatttttaatgtgAGTAAAACttcaatatcaattcaaattaatttttattttagaccatgtatcaatttttttgataatggATAAtggaaatatatatattttgtattcctaTTTAATTCGATAATTAATTGTCAGATTGATAATGATAATCCTCTATACAAATTCTAGACAGCTTTCATCGAACTGAATATCACTTTAtcgaactttttattttgttctaagcaaatagaaaatacttcagaatactcaggaaaattctctcaaaaagtccaacaataaccagtgctttaaagacagaagcaggcacgtggactatcacagatgaagaatctcttattttattattagacacccactttccaggtagctctaacatactcaacgacttaacatcagagtctcaagcttccacaagcgatttagttgatctaataacgcgggaaaaactgcaatggacCATAGatagctttgatccatataaatctccaggaccagatggaatcattccggccgaactacaaaaatgctcagacatgatcattccaccattggaaatcattctgacgagctgtttaaggttgagatatattcccaaacctgaagaatggcaaaagtagtcttaattcctaaagcaggaaaaccctcccacgttaaccctaaagatctacgaccaatcatccttcttaaaaccttggaaagattgattgaaatttacatcagacataacttaaaaccatgtctcatttccacagctcaacatgcttactctaagggaaaatcagtagaatcagcacttcattcgctggtacgtatattattgaatattccctctaatacaaagaatataacctagtaacgttcctagatattgaaggagctttcaacaacgtcagttactaggcgatcacaacagcaatggataagctgaaattagagaaatcactcatagatctaataagtctcatgctcaaaagcaggacaataactttTAGTATGAggagttttactaccaccagatcggtgattCGAGGCACCCCCCAAGGTGGGCTCCTTTctcctcttttatggaacatggtagtaaacgacttactaacatcattggaagcagagggtttcagggtgattgcctatgtAGACGAGGTTGCAATATCTGTAACTGGGaaacacccccaagttctctcggaactcctatacaaaatgccttaaataggctaacaaaatttgcTAAGCAATatggcttggacgtcaatccacataaaacagaactaatactcttttcgagaaggtaTAAGATTcttcagattagcccacccaagattaatggaataccattaagcttttcctaccaagctaaatatttaggcctcattttagacaaaaatctaaattggaaggcaaatattgatgaaagagtaaaaaaggctactgtagcgctttttacttgtaaaaaggccataggattaaaatggggcttctccccaaaaataacccaccggctatacacttcggtaatcagaacGATACTAATTTATGAAtttgtcgtatggtggactgcacgggacaagatggtaaatctaaataagctcatcaaagtccagcggtcagcaggtatgtgcatcacaggagcacttcgctcaacaccaaccgcagcactggaagtgcttttaaacctaacacagTAACAGTagcaatactggacatactactactctagactataccaccccaaaaatggtattcggtaaaagcttccatgtgtccatcccgtcaagatcctcctgggaagaagagagacccctggaagacgatgcggtacacttctatacagacggttcaaagaccgattacggagttggaagtggtatctattcggaacaacagaatctcagtctatcatccagatttcccaatcaatgtagtgtattccaggcagaagtaatggcgattaaagaggcactatcctggctcaaagaaaacgttatatcttgcaaggatgtacgaatcttctcggacggCCAAGcagctcttaaatctctcgtgtctgtctccacaaactctcaaatagtccacgattgtcgatcatctctgaatgatttaaaatcatttgggtgctgggccacagagacattccgggaaattgcaaagctgatgagctcgccaaaaacggaacacttctgcctagtgttagacaaaaacataacataggaagaccacttgctacatgcaaatatattctcaaacaatatgctctagaatcaacaaatggtAGATGGtccagagtaccacctgcctagcaaccatgcaaatatggccaagtattgacttaaaacggtcaaaaggcttgatatccctgagcagacaaaggataagctctacaattggagtaataacagaaCACTCACAAACTACACAAATGAcctctgtagaagctgcatggacgaggaggaagaggaaacagtccaacaccttctatgtacatgtcaagcactctccattagaaggaataactttctcggtaatcttAAGCCATTCCAATTTCCCTTTTATTAACATTGATCtttggatttgttttatttgtttaaaattttttcgtCGAAAACATCACAGatccatcttcttcttcttgctGCTGCTTAACCTTATACCAGTCCATAGGgccaaaaatgtctttttaataCTTCTTTTGTCTTTCGATAAGACCAAAGTCTTGATCACAAAGTAAGTAAGAGTGTGGCTGCTCAATAGAAATTTgtgatcaattttatttacaagataGTCACTATGCGAAACAATATATTGGCACAAAACGGACATCTTATCATTCCTATTTTGCCCAACTCACTTGTCTGTgtacataattaaatttgagGTACtcccaaaatatttaatataatgcAATAAGCAGCTGTCAATTTCTTGGGGACCTCTTGATCCAACCGACTCATCCCAAATATACATATAAGCTTTGTTCTTTATCATGTCATGGATACCtagacaatttttcaaaagctgcCTCTTATAATAGCACATACCCCTTGAAATGACTGGAGTTGGCAAGGTTTTCATAAGATCAAATGCAATTACGGAAGTGTCATTAGATTTCTTTGCTTTTGCCGCATCATTTCTAATGCCATTTTATGCCGACTCCGCTTTTCTAAGATAcaattcatttttgatttcGCTTACTGTACAATTTTGGTGCAGAAATAGCGTATGTATTTGgaattgattaatttaaaaaaaatgcataattcAGAATTGGCGTAAGTGGGTTACGCCATTTCTGTCCTACGAAAAATTGCGTGTAGAAACaatgtttcaataattttgtgtagGTTTATGAACAAATCTGCatacaaagaaaattttattttgatcatGTTATTGTAATaaactcaaaattgaaaaaaataatggttaCACCACTACTACTCTTAATGCCTCAATTTtcctttcacttttttttattttctgcagtGTTCACTTTCACCTCTATTTAACAGTAATCAACTTGATTTCCAAaatcaagtgaaataaaaaaaaagatataaattgaaaattcagtaaaattgttttcagatttctatcattttaaatcgattttatAACTTCGAAATCACTAAAGTGTAATTAAAGCAGCTGAAATACAGGTATCTCGTCAGTTAAACAaagcataatttttataatacttacttacttacttaaggtggcgctacagtccggggcggacctgggcctcaaccaacaagcgtctccagagaggactttacttctcaattgccttctaagtccaaagaagcagcgatttgcaagagttattcttcgtttgatttcagcgctgatgtcgttgcctgcattaatagcggtgccttggtagacaaagtccttaactacctcaaagttatagctgtccatggtgacgttttgtccaagacgtcgtcgttcagtgtccttttttgatgacagcttaaacttggtcttgccctcattgactaaacccatcttcttcgcttccgtcgcaataatttttataatatcttgtgtttttatttgttttgtacttTTCAATGAAATATCACTTCGGAATAATCTAGTCgaatttaaatcatttgaaaatcGCAATGTAGAACACGGAAATTCACTTACTTTTAacttcgaaaagaaaaaaaatcgatatcgataaaagtgaatttcagaatactaattttcttataaacagatttcaatatttcatttcgagtgaaagtgaaatacagaacatatctgaatattatcatattacatgttgaaattattgaaataaaaacttgcCCTTTTTAATATTCAGAATAAGACTTTTTAGCTTCTAATctaatggggtggcgcaacagtccgttgtgaaccagggcctagtgacttacaactctcaaccattcctgtgtgcaagtacagttgtcaggaatggaagggacctacaatttaaggccgaatccgaacggctagtttgagaaagcactttttcatgacaagaattactcttgaaggatttgtcaattcctcgcaagaggcagtacccgcgaaaattatttttttttttaaattaaggtggcacaggcagggattgaacccaagacctcttgcatgacagtccaacgcactaaccatcatgctacgggtactacacttttttagcttatttgatattttatttatttacaaaataatgatataaatttaaaacaaaattaacgattttagtaattggttaaaattaataagCTCAGGGGTAAATATCTCGCCGTAACAAAACACAATTGCCTCACTTAGGCTTTGCCCAAATTAACAAAACCATTTGCTTGTTGTTGCAAATATGCTTTTCTGCATTCCATTTCATCAGCTGGCCTATTATATGGCAACCAAACAGGCTCTCCAACAAAGTAACGCTTTGCTTTGATGTAATTCTGtaaatgtgaaaataaatacattattcCATATGTTTTCTTATGAATagataaagtttgtttttatacaagTAGTAAGTATTTAAAAGCCAAGAGTAGTATAACGAACAAATACTAATAATtcttacaaacaaaactaaacattgtcaatttttctaagaataatgaaattttaatttttaagctttattCCTGTTAACGATTCGATTTGGattcttctaaaattttaacagtaaaatattgacaaaaattagAATTTGAGATAGagaatacttaaaacaaaaataacttcatataaatttctaaacaattaattttacttaaataattaaataatatgtcTCTCcaatttttacttacatttaCATCCAAAGTAAAGCGATGATAGATTCCAGCTGGGATTACAATCATGTCACCTTTGGATACAGCAATGCGAATCCATTTTTCATCAgcactttataataaaacaaatttattaattaaaacatttttaaaatgtatacataatAGTTGTAACAACATACTCTCTGACATCAAAATATCCCGATCCATCAATAACAAAACGAATTTCTTCATCTGTATGCAAGTGTTCAGTGAAGAAGGACTTTAACTTGTTTTCGTAGTCAGATAGACACTCTTTTGAACAATTGATCTAAAATAAAGATTACATTCATTTTAACTCTAACATTCCAATTGACAACAAAACTATCACAAGGCTACcagataataatgaaaaatttacCTCATCTTCGTAGGAATAATTTCTCTTCTTTCTAATCTCAGCCAGAAGAGAATCGTTCTTGTAGTTGTCTGCATCAATCTATAGgtgattaaaatataaataaattagtttcttAATGACGATCGtgtattaaacttaaattaacttAACTAAGTGTAATAGGAATAATAGGAATGACAAAGCTAAAAGTACTGTAGTACTTTAGTAGGGCGTTTTCAAATTGCTGCTGTAAAGAATTGTTGTTTCATAATT
This window contains:
- the LOC129945875 gene encoding acireductone dioxygenase gives rise to the protein MVQAWYMDEEQTDQRLEHHRNPKEFLDLDELLKKTGVEYFKIDADNYKNDSLLAEIRKKRNYSYEDEINCSKECLSDYENKLKSFFTEHLHTDEEIRFVIDGSGYFDVRDADEKWIRIAVSKGDMIVIPAGIYHRFTLDVNNYIKAKRYFVGEPVWLPYNRPADEMECRKAYLQQQANGFVNLGKA